CTCGACGACGCCGCCCTCGAGCGGATCCGCGCGATCCCGGGGGTGGCGCTCGCCTACCCCGAGATGAGCAAGGGGATCGAGCTCGTCGCCGGGGAGAAGAAGAGCGCGGCCTACGCCTCCGCGATCCCGAGAGAGGCGGCGTCCCTTCCGTTCGTGAAGCGGCTCGTCAAGCACGGCTCGTTCTTCTCCGAGGGGACCGCCGCCGAGGCGCTCCTCGGCTCGGAGGTCGCGCGCAACCTCGGCTTCGATCCCCCCGAGTCCGCCGTCGGCGGCGAAGTGCAGGCCGTCTCGGCGGGACTCGTGCCCACCTTCCCTGTGGGGTTCCGATGGGAACGCACGACGACGACGCTGCGGATCGTCGGGCTCATCGAGGGGGCCGGGTGGTACGGGCCCGCCGCCTCGCGCGCCGCGCTCCTGCCGACCGACGTGATGCGCGCCCTGCCGGGGGTGTCGGCCGAAGGGGCTCTCGCGGCGCTTCGCCGGGACGAGACGGCGGAGCCGACCGGCGGATACGGCACGATCGTGGTGCGGGCGAAAGGCGCGGCCGAGGTCGAGGCGATCGAGAAGAGCCTCGGCGAGATGGGCTGGAAGACGTATTCGATGACCTCGCGCCTCGAGTCGATGCGGACCTACTTCATCGTGATGGACGTGATCCTCGGCGCCATCGGGACGGTCGCGCTCGTGATCGCCGGCCTCGGGATCGTGAACACCCTGCTGATGAGCGTCCTCGAGCGCTACCGCGAGATCGGGACCTGGAAGGCGCTCGGCGCCTCCGACGGCGACGTCCGGGTGTTGTTCCTCGTCGAGGCGGGACTCGTGGGACTGCTCGGCGGGATCGGCGGAATCGCGCTCGGGCGGGTCACGGCGTGGGCGATCGGACTCGGCGTCTCGGCCTACGCCCGCTCGAAGGGGGCGACCCAGGAGGTCGTCGTGTTCGCCTTCCCGCTGTGGCTCGTCGCGGGGGCCTGCGCCTTCGCGATCGCGGCGAGCGTCGTCAGCGGCGTCTACCCCGCCTCGCGGGCCGCGAAGGTCGATCCGATCCGGGCGTTGAGGGGGGAGTAGGGGGCTTCGCAACCTCGGCCTTCGGGTGGAGCAACGCCCAGTCTCGTTTGACGCCCCACGCGGTCGCGAACGAGCCGTAGGTCCGACGGGCAAGCTCGGCCGCCGTCGCGTCCGGTTCCCGCTCGAGCACCGCCCACATGTCGGCGCGGTAGCTCGGTCCCATCAGGATTCGAAGGCGGTACGTGCCGTGACGGAGGGCGAGATCCGCCGGGGGAAGCACGTCGGAAGCTCGGTCGCGCAGGACGCCCGCCGGGACGCGCAACCGGGCGTCGGCGAAACGAGGGTCCTCGCCTCGTCTGCGCACCTGGAACGCCGTGCCCGCGCGAAGCAGATCGATCCTCGCGCCTTCGTGAAGCGTGGCGAGCCGCGCAAGGCGACGGTCTTTCCCCAGCCAGCCGCCGATCGCCGCCCAATAGACGCGAACCCTCGGCGACGGTTGGCTGGAAAGCGCTCTCAGGAGACGATCCGCGTTCACGCGCGGGTGGTGGATTCCAACCCAGGTGGTGAGCACGGCCAGCACGCGCAGATCGTCCCGCTCCATCCCCTCGACGGACGCCGCGATGATCGTGTCCTCGATGTTGGGCTCGACGGCGGCGTCCGCGGCGAACCGCATGCCGATCCCGACCATGTCGGAAGTCAGGCGTGATCCCTCCGGCAACGCCGAAGTCTCGACCGCTCGGCTAAACGGCATGACCGAGCCTCGTCCGCAGGTCGGACTCATCGAGCGCCTGGCTGCGTTCCCGCTCCCGCGCAGCGAACCGGGAAGCCGCGTCGACAATTGCGGTGGGAATCTGCGGGGTGAGAACGTCGCAGTCCCTGGTCTGACGCGAGGGAACGCCGAG
This sequence is a window from Candidatus Polarisedimenticolaceae bacterium. Protein-coding genes within it:
- a CDS encoding ABC transporter permease encodes the protein MRFWELLKLALEGVRRTPLRTTLTSLGVAIATGALVAMVAFAEGIERQARLPFDELDLLSRIEVSADRDKKDADPLDDAALERIRAIPGVALAYPEMSKGIELVAGEKKSAAYASAIPREAASLPFVKRLVKHGSFFSEGTAAEALLGSEVARNLGFDPPESAVGGEVQAVSAGLVPTFPVGFRWERTTTTLRIVGLIEGAGWYGPAASRAALLPTDVMRALPGVSAEGALAALRRDETAEPTGGYGTIVVRAKGAAEVEAIEKSLGEMGWKTYSMTSRLESMRTYFIVMDVILGAIGTVALVIAGLGIVNTLLMSVLERYREIGTWKALGASDGDVRVLFLVEAGLVGLLGGIGGIALGRVTAWAIGLGVSAYARSKGATQEVVVFAFPLWLVAGACAFAIAASVVSGVYPASRAAKVDPIRALRGE